Genomic DNA from Paenibacillus sp. MBLB1832:
CATTGTGAAGAATGGCTATCATTTATTTCCAAAAATATTTGATATTACGGCCTATGCATACATTTTGTATCAGCCTGTACAGCTCTTAAATGCATTTAAGGTGTCTCTGTTTGTCAGCTTCTTCGGCACATTCGTTTCAGTGGCAGTCATGGCAGGCATTGCCTATGCGTTGTCTCGTGAAGACTATAGATTTAAAAACTCGTTAAGTTTTTATGTCTTTTTCACTATGCTGTTTAACGGTGGACTCGTTCCGACCTATATTTTAATTACGAATTACTTGCATTTGAAAAATACGATCTTTGCGCTTATTCTTCCCTATTTGGCTATTCCTTGGTTTATCTTGATTTTGAGATCCTTTATGCAAAAGATCCCTCTCAGTATCGTTGAATCCTGCATGATTGACGGAGCAAGCGAATTCAGAATCTTTTTTCAAATCATTCTCCCGTTAGCTAAGCCGGGGCTTGCTACTGTTGGGCTATTCATGCTTTTACATTATTGGAATGATTGGTGGCTAAGCTTGCTGTATGTCG
This window encodes:
- a CDS encoding carbohydrate ABC transporter permease produces the protein MLARKTWPQVIINLLFILFSLTCIIPLISIISISFSNEVDIVKNGYHLFPKIFDITAYAYILYQPVQLLNAFKVSLFVSFFGTFVSVAVMAGIAYALSREDYRFKNSLSFYVFFTMLFNGGLVPTYILITNYLHLKNTIFALILPYLAIPWFILILRSFMQKIPLSIVESCMIDGASEFRIFFQIILPLAKPGLATVGLFMLLHYWNDWWLSLLYVEKESLVPLQYMLYRMMNNIQYLTSASNMMPPGMKNADLPSESARMAMAILAAGPMLMVFPFFQKYFVRGLTVGAVKG